Below is a window of Leptolyngbya sp. CCY15150 DNA.
TTTATACCTAAGTATCTTGCCCAGTTGTTCTCGTCATTCTGTTTCAACTGGGCTCAAATGTTACTACTTTCATCAGGCCAGATCTATTACAACAGAGAACTATCATGGTTAACTTAATCTGGACAGCAGTTGTTGTTCTGATCATTCTTTGGTTACTAGGCTTTTCGGTCAGCATTGGTGGGGGATTAATCCACTTGCTGCTAGTGTTGGCATTAATCGGCATTGTTTATAATTTGCTGACAGGACGCCGCGTCTAGAATAGCCGTAGAACCTACACGTTGAACTTGCTAGTAAGCCTCTTTGACAAGGGATAAACGATCCCAGAGAGCGATCTTCGGCGTTGCTGAATGAAGATATAAAGTCGGAATGTGAGTAAGATGCTGACAGTTCGTTAAAGCCAGCCATATCGCAATTCAGTAACGCCCCATCTTCTTCTAAGGCTTCCGTTTTGAACGAGCGATCGGCATGAAGCCACGTCTACCCTTATCCGGTGATTGGGTCTGAGAAGAAACAGAACGGTTGGCAGATGCATGATCTAAAAAGTGTTGGTTTTGCTCTCGTACTTGGGCCGCTGCATCATCATACAGAAAAGGTAGATAGGCATATCGTCGCCCCGCTGTCACGGGCGTTGCCTCATGCAGCAATGAACAGGAAAAGACAACGGCACCACCTGCCGGTGCGCTGTAGGTTTGACGCCCAAACTCTGGAAAACGCAATAGCCCACCGTCGTAAGCCCCTGTATTGAGATTAAGCGATACAGCAAATCGACGGTGGGCTGTCCCTTTGGTTGTATTATCTCGATGAGGGCGAAAAAATCCCCCTGTGATACTATCATAGCAAGATATGATATGGCGCTCAATACGGGTAGCGTGAAATTGAAAAGCCTTGGCTATCTCAGGCACTAAGCGATCGTGGATGCGAAACATAGCCATATTGCGCAGGTTTTGATTCAAAATTTCCTGATCTTGCCGACGCTTGAAGCTTGGATCTGAAATTTGTACAGTCTTACCATTCATATCTCTCATAAATCCAGACGCTTCACCTCCTAGCTGATCGTAGTAGGCGATCAAGTCCTCACACAACTCTGGTTCAAAAATACGAGGTATGACTAAAACTGGAGCTTGAACCGTAGCTAATCCTTCAGGCAAGTTCGGCAGTTGAGACAATATATCGAGCAGTTGGGGAATATGGGTTTGCGGCTGAGGTTGGACAGGGACAAC
It encodes the following:
- a CDS encoding 2OG-Fe(II) oxygenase: MSQLPNLPEGLATVQAPVLVIPRIFEPELCEDLIAYYDQLGGEASGFMRDMNGKTVQISDPSFKRRQDQEILNQNLRNMAMFRIHDRLVPEIAKAFQFHATRIERHIISCYDSITGGFFRPHRDNTTKGTAHRRFAVSLNLNTGAYDGGLLRFPEFGRQTYSAPAGGAVVFSCSLLHEATPVTAGRRYAYLPFLYDDAAAQVREQNQHFLDHASANRSVSSQTQSPDKGRRGFMPIARSKRKP
- a CDS encoding lmo0937 family membrane protein; protein product: MVNLIWTAVVVLIILWLLGFSVSIGGGLIHLLLVLALIGIVYNLLTGRRV